In Bradyrhizobium sp. 170, the DNA window CCAGCCCACAGGCGCGCATGAAATTCAGCGCATCTGAGATACGGTCCGCCAGTTCCTTGTAGCGGCGCGACTGCGGCGAATCCTTGAGGAAGCCGAGCATCCACTGGTGCACGCTGCCGAGATTGGCAAAGCCGCCGGTCGCGAAGGCGCGAAGCAGGTTCAGCGTCGCCGCCGATTGGCGGTACGCCATCAACTGGCGCTGCGGATCGGGAATGCGCGACTCCGCAGTGAAGGCAATGTCGTTGATGATGTCGCCGCGATAGCTCGGCAGCTCGACACCATTGATCTTTTCCGTGTTCGACGAACGCGGTTTGGCGAACTGCCCGGCGATGCGGCCGACCTTCACGACCGGCAGCGCGCCGGCGTAGGTCAGGACGACGGCCATCTGCAGCAGCACGCGGAAGAAGTCGCGGATGTTGTTGGCGCCATGCTCGGCAAAGCTCTCGGCGCAATCGCCGCCCTGCAGCAGGAAGGCTTCGCCCGCGGCGACGCGGGCCAACGCCTTTTTCAGATTGCGGGCCTCGCCGGCGAACACCAGCGGCGGAAACGTGGCGAGCTGCGCCTCGACGTCGGCCAATGCCTTGGCATCGGGATAATCGGGGACCTGCAGCACCGGCCTGGTGCGCCAGCTATCGGGCGTCCACCGCTCGGACATGACGTTAACTCCTGAGCAAAAACCGCAACTTACAAGCGATTGTGAAGGCCGGGTTATACACATGCCTTTCGCCGACCGCCAGTTAGATTTCCGGTAGTGCTGACAAGCCCTTGCGGCAAAAGCCGATTTCGCTTTTGCTGTGGCCGCTCGCAAAGCTGGCAGGAGAACACGGTGGCCGAGCCGGGACTGGACGACGTATTTAGCGACGATATCACGGTGCCCGCGACGGATGGATATCCCCTTGCCGCGACGCTGTTTCTGCCCCGCGGGGCCAAGCGCCATGCCGTCCTGATCAATTCGGCGACTGCGGTTCCCCGCAAGCTCTACCGGGGCTTTGCCGGCTATCTCGCCAAACGCGGCTGCGCGGTTTTGACCTACGACTACCGCGGCACCGGCGATAGCAGGCAGCAGGCGCTGACTGGCTACAACCAGCCGAAATCGCTGGTCGGCTTCAAGGCCTCGATGTCGGACTGGGCTGCACAGGATATTACGGCGACGGTCGCCTGGATGCGCGAGCGCTACAAGGCGCTGCCCTTCGCCTATGTCGGACATTCGTTCGGCGGCCAGGCACTCGGCCTGTTGCCGAACAATTCGGAGATTTCGCGCGCGCTCTTCATTGCAGCCCAGGCCGGCTACTGGAAACTGATGACAGCGCCGGAGCGCTACCGCGTCTACGCCCTGCTGAATTTCGTGGGCCTCCCCCTCACCCGCACGCTCGGCTACATGCCGGGCAAGGCCGGCCTCGGCATGGACCTGCCGAAGGACGCGTTCCTGCAATGGGTCGGCTGGGTGATGAGCCCGCGTTATCTGTTCGACGACGCCAAACTCGACGCGCGGCAGAACTTCCCGAAATACCAGGGCG includes these proteins:
- a CDS encoding alpha/beta fold hydrolase, translating into MAEPGLDDVFSDDITVPATDGYPLAATLFLPRGAKRHAVLINSATAVPRKLYRGFAGYLAKRGCAVLTYDYRGTGDSRQQALTGYNQPKSLVGFKASMSDWAAQDITATVAWMRERYKALPFAYVGHSFGGQALGLLPNNSEISRALFIAAQAGYWKLMTAPERYRVYALLNFVGLPLTRTLGYMPGKAGLGMDLPKDAFLQWVGWVMSPRYLFDDAKLDARQNFPKYQGALRALCMSDDPWATRPAVELLCSGFTSIKPEIVTVTPADTGASRIGHMGFFRPEHRDTLWRGAAEWIEAGE